From Paenarthrobacter sp. A20:
TGATTTGCAGCGATTCAAGGAACGTTGTTTGCAGTGGCCCGGTGCTGCCCGAGACCACCAGAAGCACCACGATTCCGAGCACCAGCAGGGGTGTCAGCAATCGTTCAAGCGCTGACCTGCGTGGGCGGGCGGGGCTGGCGGATGGGGCGGGGCGGTTGCCACTGACTGGGCGTTCGAGGTCAGCGGTCATGGAGGAGTCCAATCACGCCCTGACACTATCTTAAATGAGAATGATTCGCATATATGAGGTGCCGAGGTGACCTTAAATGCCCACGTTGCTGGGTGGGATTGCTATGAGGTGTTCACCTTGGCGCGGGCAACCCGGCCGCGGGCAAACCAGTGGCTGGAACGCCCGCGGCGAGCTCGGCGGCGGCGAGGGCTTCGGCCAGGCGCTCGACGGCGGCCCGGTAGTCAGTTCCAGCTGTCACCCTGCAGTATTCGGCTTCCCGCATGGCCCGGGTGAGCGCCGCCGTTTCCGCGGTCCGAACGTCCGTCATGGCCGGAAAATCGATGGCCTGCGCGGGGTCCAGTTCGTAGCGGCGCCACTGGGCAAGGATGTGGGCATGGCGGGCGGCATCGTCGGTAAAACCGGCACGACGGCGGGGCTCGGATGCGTGGATGCGTTCAACTTTGTGGATGCTGGCCAAGGTCCCTGCCGCAGTAACGATGGCGACCAGGACCATGATGAGCCCAGCCGGGGGCCATTGCACGGCAGGGACGAGGACGGCGGGAAGTATCACCACCAGGCCACCGAACAGATCCCAAAAGATCGTGTCCGGCTCCGGGCCGCGGCCGTAGGTCAGTTTCCTGTGCAGGACAAACGTGGTTGCTGCGGTTGCGAGAACCAGAGCTACACCCCACAGGAGCATCATGGCGGGCATCGGACCACCTCCAGGCGACATCACGTTGCTTTGATTTCAGTATGCGCCAGTGGCTGCGAGGATACGAGGGGTCACGGGTGGCCCGGCACGCCGTGATTTGTCGTACCCGGGGCGTAGCCTAGGCACCATGAGACTGAAAATGTGCAGCATCCATGTCAAGGACCCCGCCGCAGCGCACACGTTTTATACGGAGACGCTGGGCTTCGAGACCCTCATGGCCATGCCTGAGTACAACCTCTTCATCATCAAGGATCCCGGCGCGGACAACAGCAATTCACCCGGGCTTCTGTTGGAACCCAGTGACAACCCCATCGCCTCCAATTACATGAACGCCCTGCACGAGTCCGGCCTGGCTGCCATCACCTTCGGCGTGCCCGATGTCCAGGCCGAGTATGAGCGCTTGCTGGCCGCCGGCGTGACGTTCCAAGGTGAACCCTCCGAGGATCCCTCCGGCGTCAGCGCAGTCTTCGACGACGGTTGCGGCAACTTCATTCAGCTCCACCAGGACTAGCCAGGCAGCGGGACTGGTTAAACAACTGTGGCCGGGACGAAGGTCCCGGCCACAGCTCAGTTATAGCTACGCGTGGTCGCGCTTGGAAGTCTTCGGGGCGTCGCGCTTGGCCGCGGCGTTGTCCCTGGCTTCCTTGGTAGCTGCCTTCTTGGCGGCTTCGTCCTTGACGCGCTGGGCTTCGGAGCGGACGGCGGCGTGCGTGGCGCGCTCGGTGACCAGCCACTGCGGCGGAGCCTGCAGCAGCTCGGTGATTTCCGCCGTCGTGAGTGCATCCTCAACTCCGCCGCGGGCGAGGCCGCTGATGGAGACGTTGAGTTTCTGTGCGACCACCGGGCGCGGGTGCGGACCGTTGCGGCGCAGTTCGGCGAGCCACTCCGGCGGGTTGGCCTGGAGTTCGGCGAATTCATCGCGGGAGATGGACGAATCCTGGAACTCCTGGGGTGTCGCGGGCAGGTAGATGCCGAGTTTCTTGGCAACTGTTGCCGGCTTCATGGACTGGGAGTTCGAGGACGTCATGCTTCAAGGGTATCTGGCCGGTACTGTGAGTGTGTGCCAGCCGCTGAAGAATCCGTCGAAACAACAGAGCCCTTACCCGGCCTCCGCTTCGCCTATGTTGCGGGTGTGACTCCTGGGAAATGGATCCGGCGGTGGGAAGAACGGATGCCGGACTATCCGTTGCACGCGTTCATGTCGGACGACGATGCGCAGCTTACGGTGTTGCGTGAAGGTTCCGCGGACCTCAGCTTTGTTCGGTTGCCCGTGGACCGCGAAGGCTTGAACGTCATCCCCCTCTACGAAGAGCAGCCCGTGGTGGTTGCTCCCAAAGGCCACGAGATCTCGGTGTTTGAAGAGGTGGCCCTCGAGGACCTGTCCGAGGAAAACTTCCTCGACATCGAGGAAATGGGTGGGCCGGACATGGCCCTCCAGGTGGTTGCCTCCGGTGCAGGGCTGGCGATTCTGCCGATGTCCGTAGCGCGGCACCTGAATGCCAAAGACACTGTCATGCGGCGCCTGACCGGTGCTCCTACGACTCAGATTGGCTTGGCGTGGCTTGTTGGCACGGACAGTCCCGTGATGGAGGAATTCATCGGGATCGTGCGTGGGCGGACGGCGCAGAGTTCACGCCAGCCCTCGGCCCAGCAGGAGAAGCCGAAAAAGGCGCCCAAGCCTGATCGTCGCGGCGGTGGCCCCAAGAAGCCTGCAGTTGCGCAACGCTACGCGCCGAATCCGGACAAGGGCCGCGGGAAGGGCTCGCGCAAGAAGGGCAAGCGGTAACAGCTGGTCCAGGCCTACGCGCCGTGGATGGCGGTCTGCTGCTGCTCGGAACGGTTGAGGTAGGCCAGGAGAAGGTCCCCGGCGCGTTCAAGTTTGCCGGCTTCCAACGCTGAGCAGATCTGCTCGTTTTCCTTGAGCCAGTCGCTGTAAAAGTGCGCGTTCATGGTGGCCTTGTGGAAGTACAGCCGCATCTCGGCCAGGACCTGCGCCATGATCGTGTCCAGCCGGTTGCTCTCGGCCAGGGCAACGATTGCTCCGTGGAAATGCTGGTTGGCGCTGCCCAATCCTTCGTTGTCGTCGGCGGCTGCTGCGCGTTTGCCCTCTTCGACGGCGGCCCTGACGGCGGCGATGCGCTCGGGTGAACCTCCTGCGCGGATCGAACTGACCTCGATGGCCCGGCGGACCGTGTAGACGTCGTGGATGTCGCCGGCCTCAAGGGTGGCCACGTAGACACCTTTGTTGGGCTGACGGAGGAGGAGCCGTTCGCCGGCCAGTTCTGCGAAGGCCTCCCGGACGGTGTTCCGGGAGACGCCCAGATCCTCGGCGATGGTGGCCTCGGTCAGTTTGGCACCGGGAACCAGGAATCCCTCGGCCAGTTGGTAGCGCAGTTCCTCGGCAACCCTCTCGGCAACCGATGGGACTCTCAGGCGGACCCGTGCGCGTGCGCCATCAAAGCCAGGGTGTTCGCTTTTTTCCTGATCTGCACTGGCCATGACACCAAAAGTACACGATTGCCGGAAATCGGTATCGCTGGATCGTTGAACAATCCAGCGAAATAGTGCATGCTGGATGTAACGCACATCACGAGGCAGGGATCACATCATGGCAATCATCGATTTGAACAGCGACGTCGGAGAGTCATTCGGACGCTGGACGCTCGGCGATGACGCTGCCATGTTTGAGTCCGTCTCCAGCGCAAATGTTGCGTGTGGATTCCACGCCGGCGACCCCAGCGTCATCCGCAGCACCTGCGCTAAGGCGGTACAGGCCGGCGTCGTGATTGGTGCCCATGTTGGCTACCGCGACCTCGCCGGATTCGGCCGCCGCTTCATGGACATCGATCCCCATGAACTGGCCGATGACGTGGTGTACCAAATCGGTGCGCTGCAGGCGTTGGCGGCCACCACAGGTGCGCGCGTCCAGTACGTGAAGCCGCACGGCGGCCTCTACAACGCGATCGTCAAGCACACCGCTCAGGCGCGTGCCGTCGTCGATGCTGTGAAATCGGTGGACCCCAACCTTCCGATCCTCGGCCTCCCAGGTTCCGAAGTCCTGCGTCTTGCTGAAGAAGCCGGTCTTCGGGGCGTTGCCGAGGCATTTGCTGACCGCGCCTACAACCCTGATGGAACACTCGTCTCCCGCTCACAACCAGGTGCCGTGCTTCACGATCCTGCTGAAGTGGCGGAGCACGTCCTGCGGATGGCCACCGAACAGTCCGTGAGGACCATTGACGGTTCCATCCTGAATATCCGCGCGGAAAGCATCTGCGTGCATGGTGACTCACCCGGAGCCGTTGCTATGGCTACCGCCGTGAAGTCCGCTCTGGGCGCTGCCGGCGTAACTGTCGGCTCGTTCCTCTAGCCCATCCCGGGCGCCCCGCACCATCCCTCATCCCCCCGGAGGACATCATGACCAGCACCAACAATGCAGCCAAGGCAGTGACAAGGAAGCCACCGCCCGGCGCGCTCAAGGCGTACGTTGCCAGCCTCACCGGCACCTCGCTGGAGTACTACGACTTCGCCATCTACTCGGTGGCCTCGGCCCTCGTGTTCCCCAAGATCTTCTTCCCGGGCAATGACGAGTTTGTTGCACTGCTTCTCTCGTTCTCAGCTTTCGCGGTGGGCTACCTGGCCCGTCCGATCGGTGGCGTCATCTTTGGTCGCCTCGGTGACAAGATCGGCCGCAAGTACGTCCTGGTCTTCACGCTCGTCCTCATCGGCGTGGCAACAGTGCTCATCGGCGCCCTGCCCGACTACTCCGTCATCGGGGTGGCGGCTCCAACAATCCTTGTGCTGCTGCGTCTGGCGCAGGGCATCGGCGTCGGCGGCGAGTGGGGCGGCGCAGTGCTGCTGTCCAGCGAATTCGGTGACCCGAACAAGCGCGGCTTCTGGTCTTCTGCCGCCCAGATCGGCCCGCCCGCCGGCAACCTCATGGCCAACGGCGTCCTTGCCATTCTCGCCGCGTCCCTCAGCGACGAAGCATTCCTCTCCTGGGGCTGGCGCGTAGCCTTCCTCGCTTCCGCTCTCCTGGTGGTCTTCGGCCTGGTCATCCGCCTCAAGCTGGAAGAAACCCCGGTGTTCAAGGCCATCCAGGCCCAGGGCGACCGTCCCAAGGCTCCCATCAAGGAAGTCTTCACCACGCAACCCAAGGCGTTGGTGGCCGCGGCTCTCTCCCGCGTTTGCCCCGACATCCTGTACGCCCTGTTCACTGTGTTCGTCGCCGTTTACGCCACCAAGCAATTGGGCATGACCACGGGCAATGTCCTCTCCGCCATCCTGATCGGTTCAGCCTTCCAGCTGTTCCTGATCCCGCTGGCCGGAGCGCTGACTGACCGCTTCAACCGTCGCTGGGTCTACGGCATCGCTGCAGCAGCCACCGCTGCCTACATCCCGCTGTTCTTCCTGATGATCCAGGGCAAGTCAGTGGCCATGCTGACCGTGGGCACCGTCATTGGCCTGGCGCTCCACGCCTTCATGTACGGCCCGCAGGCCGCTTTCATCACTGAGCAGTTCCCGGCGCGACTCCGGTACGCTGGCAGCTCGCTGGCCTACACCCTGGCCGGTGTGATCGGTGGAGCTGTTGCACCCATCATCTTCACGGCCCTCTACGGCGCCGCTGGCGGTGGCTGGTACCTGATTGCCGTGTACATCCTCGTCGCGGCTGTTGTCACGATCGTGGGCATGCTCCTCGGCCGCGACCCCGAGCCGGAGGAAGATATCCGGTTGATGCAGGGGACACACGCTCAGCCGGCGGCGTAGCTAAAAATGGAAACCGTGATGCAAACGACCACCGCTAAAAGGGTTCGCTCCGTCAGGCCCGTCGGCACCCGTGCCGTTCTGGCCGAATTGGACGGCCTGCAGGACGTGCTCGCCCTGCAGGACATGCTCTATAAGTCCCCGCTTCCCGGCCAGGTAGATGTACTCGCCGCCGCGGAAACGGTCATGGTGGTGGGTGAGTCAGCGGCAGCCACACGTGCCATCGGTGCGCGGCTGCTGGAGCTGGAACTCACCACGCCGGAGGTCACCGACTCCGGGCTGGTAGTCATCGACACCGTGTACGACGGCGACGATCTCGCTG
This genomic window contains:
- a CDS encoding DUF5997 family protein, translating into MTSSNSQSMKPATVAKKLGIYLPATPQEFQDSSISRDEFAELQANPPEWLAELRRNGPHPRPVVAQKLNVSISGLARGGVEDALTTAEITELLQAPPQWLVTERATHAAVRSEAQRVKDEAAKKAATKEARDNAAAKRDAPKTSKRDHA
- a CDS encoding LamB/YcsF family protein, giving the protein MAIIDLNSDVGESFGRWTLGDDAAMFESVSSANVACGFHAGDPSVIRSTCAKAVQAGVVIGAHVGYRDLAGFGRRFMDIDPHELADDVVYQIGALQALAATTGARVQYVKPHGGLYNAIVKHTAQARAVVDAVKSVDPNLPILGLPGSEVLRLAEEAGLRGVAEAFADRAYNPDGTLVSRSQPGAVLHDPAEVAEHVLRMATEQSVRTIDGSILNIRAESICVHGDSPGAVAMATAVKSALGAAGVTVGSFL
- a CDS encoding LysR family transcriptional regulator substrate-binding protein — protein: MPAAEESVETTEPLPGLRFAYVAGVTPGKWIRRWEERMPDYPLHAFMSDDDAQLTVLREGSADLSFVRLPVDREGLNVIPLYEEQPVVVAPKGHEISVFEEVALEDLSEENFLDIEEMGGPDMALQVVASGAGLAILPMSVARHLNAKDTVMRRLTGAPTTQIGLAWLVGTDSPVMEEFIGIVRGRTAQSSRQPSAQQEKPKKAPKPDRRGGGPKKPAVAQRYAPNPDKGRGKGSRKKGKR
- a CDS encoding MFS transporter — translated: MTSTNNAAKAVTRKPPPGALKAYVASLTGTSLEYYDFAIYSVASALVFPKIFFPGNDEFVALLLSFSAFAVGYLARPIGGVIFGRLGDKIGRKYVLVFTLVLIGVATVLIGALPDYSVIGVAAPTILVLLRLAQGIGVGGEWGGAVLLSSEFGDPNKRGFWSSAAQIGPPAGNLMANGVLAILAASLSDEAFLSWGWRVAFLASALLVVFGLVIRLKLEETPVFKAIQAQGDRPKAPIKEVFTTQPKALVAAALSRVCPDILYALFTVFVAVYATKQLGMTTGNVLSAILIGSAFQLFLIPLAGALTDRFNRRWVYGIAAAATAAYIPLFFLMIQGKSVAMLTVGTVIGLALHAFMYGPQAAFITEQFPARLRYAGSSLAYTLAGVIGGAVAPIIFTALYGAAGGGWYLIAVYILVAAVVTIVGMLLGRDPEPEEDIRLMQGTHAQPAA
- a CDS encoding VOC family protein; amino-acid sequence: MRLKMCSIHVKDPAAAHTFYTETLGFETLMAMPEYNLFIIKDPGADNSNSPGLLLEPSDNPIASNYMNALHESGLAAITFGVPDVQAEYERLLAAGVTFQGEPSEDPSGVSAVFDDGCGNFIQLHQD
- a CDS encoding GntR family transcriptional regulator encodes the protein MASADQEKSEHPGFDGARARVRLRVPSVAERVAEELRYQLAEGFLVPGAKLTEATIAEDLGVSRNTVREAFAELAGERLLLRQPNKGVYVATLEAGDIHDVYTVRRAIEVSSIRAGGSPERIAAVRAAVEEGKRAAAADDNEGLGSANQHFHGAIVALAESNRLDTIMAQVLAEMRLYFHKATMNAHFYSDWLKENEQICSALEAGKLERAGDLLLAYLNRSEQQQTAIHGA